From Bradysia coprophila strain Holo2 unplaced genomic scaffold, BU_Bcop_v1 contig_324, whole genome shotgun sequence, the proteins below share one genomic window:
- the LOC119079328 gene encoding DNA replication licensing factor MCM4, with protein sequence MSSPLTSPSAPSTRRNGNAAETPQRRNENLLEVDTPMRPPDNRNRHPDTENSEVFNVPTSPAVQLNSSQQPQTPQTFSNIDLSSPLNYGTPSSMGSVLTPRSGIRGTPVRARPDIRTDRRMHLVNVASDPLEPIAEAASTDPGSVPGPQLVIWGTKVVVSECKEKFKQFLMRYIDPEAQQDEITENMNLNEPLYMQKLEEIHTLEEPFLNVNCSHLKTFDENLYRQLISYPQEVIPTFDMAINEKYFELYPDSQLEHQIQVRPFNAEHTKNMRALNPEDIDQLITISGMVIRTSNIIPEMREAFFKCIVCSFTTTVEIDRGRIHEPTLCSNCNTNHCFQLVHNRSQFTDKQMVKLQESPDDMAAGQTPHNVLLFAHNDLVDKIQPGDRCTVTGIYRAIPIQENPRARNVKAVYRTHIDVVHFRKVDNKRLYEEEEGKDHIFPPERIALLRMLSQKPDVYDRLARAIAPSIYENTDIKKGILLQLFGGTKKTHVTSGRQHFRSELHILLCGDPGTSKSQLLQYVYNLVQRSQYTSGRGSSAVGLTAYVTKDPETRQLVLQTGALVLADNGVCCIDEFDKMNDATRSVLHEVMEQQTLSIAKAGIICQLNARTSILAAANPAESQWNKNKNIIDNVQLPHTLMSRFDLIFLILDPQDEVFDRRLASHLVSLYYATQQDEDDTLFDMSVLRDYLAYAKEHVHPVLTEEAQQRLIQAYVDMRKIGSGRGQISAYPRQLESLIRLAEAHAKVRLSNDVEVQDVEEAYRLHREALKQSATDPLSGKIDVGILTTGLSTAARKKQADLVASIKDNLKKKGNTPTIPWQKLFMEIKENSQILITREQFEDALKIIQDDGDIVVMGKTTIRICKSTD encoded by the exons ATGTCTAGTCCTCTAACGTCGCCGTCAGCACCATCGACTCGTCGAAATGGCAACGCAGCAGAAACTCCTCAGCGaa GAAATGAAAATCTCCTCGAAGTCGATACGCCAATGCGGCCGCCTGATAACCGAAATCGACATCCGGATACCGAAAACTCCGAGGTCTTCAATGTGCCAACATCACCAGCCGTTCAACTAAATTCATCACAACAGCCCCAAACACCGCAAACATTCAGTAACATTGACCTAAGCTCACCGTTGAATTATGGCACACCGAGTTCAATGGGATCCGTTTTAACTCCACGATCGGGAATTAGAGGCACTCCAGTTCGGGCTCGACCCGATATTCGCACTGATCGACGAATGCATCTGGTCAATGTGGCTTCGGATCCG TTAGAACCAATAGCCGAAGCAGCATCCACGGATCCAGGCTCAGTTCCAGGTCCGCAACTAGTAATCTGGGGTACGAAAGTGGTTGTCAGTGAGTGCAAAGAGAAGTTCAAACAGTTCCTGATGCGTTACATTGATCCGGAAGCGCAGCAAGACgaaattaccgaaaatatgaatttgaaTGAGCCGCTGTACATGCAAAAACTGGAAGAAATTCATACGCTCGAAGAGCCATTCCTGAATGTCAACTGTTCGcatttgaaaacatttgacgaaaatctgtACCGCCAGTTGATCTCGTATCCGCAGGAAGTGATACCCACATTCGATATGGCCATCAATGAAAAGTATTTCGAATTGTATCCGGACTCACAATTGGAGCATCAGATACAGGTCCGACCATTCAATGCTGAGCACACGAAAAATATGCGCGCACTGAACCCGGAAGACATTGATCAACTGATTACCATCAGTGGCATGGTGATTCGAACATCGAATATCATACCGGAAATGCGCGAGGCCTTCTTCAAATGTATCGTTTGCTCGTTCACCACGACTGTGGAAATCGACCGGGGACGCATTCACGAGCCGACTCTAT GTTCGAACTGTAACACAAACCACTGCTTCCAATTGGTACACAATCGATCGCAATTCACCGACAAGCAAATGGTCAAATTGCAAGAATCTCCCGACGATATGGCTGCTGGACAAACACCACATAACGTCTTGCTATTCGCTCATAATGATTTGGTGGACAAGATTCAACCGGGTGATCGGTGTACGGTGACTGGTATTTATCGAGCCATTCCAATTCAAGAGAATCCGCGTGCACGAAATGTTAAGGCGGTTTATCGCACGCACATTGATGTGGTGCATTTCCGGAAAGTTGACAACAAACGGTTGTACGAGGAAGAAGAAGG CAAAGATCacatctttccaccagaacgCATTGCATTATTGCGAATGCTGTCTCAAAAGCCGGATGTTTACGATCGTTTGGCTCGTGCTATCGCACCATCGATCTACGAAAACACCGACATCAAAAAAGGCATTCTGTTGCAACTGTTTGGCGGCACCAAGAAGACTCACGTCACATCTGGCCGACAGCATTTCCGTTCGGAATTGCATATTCTACTGTGCGGCGATCCTGGTACATCTAAGTCCCAGTTACTGCAATACGTCTACAATTTGGTGCAACGTTCCCAGTACACGTCCGGTCGGGGATCATCAGCTGTGGGTCTGACAGCCTATGTCACCAAAGATCCGGAAACAAGACAATTGGTTCTACAAACGGGCGCTCTGGTATTGGCCGACAATGGTGTTTGTTGTATCGAcgaatttgataaaatgaacGATGCCACACGGAGCGTGTTGCACGAAGTTATGGAACAACAAACACTCAGCATTGCCAAAGCGGGCATCATTTGCCAATTGAATGCTCGCACAAGCATTCTGGCCGCTGCAAATCCAGCTGAATCGCAGTGGAATAAGAACAAAAACATCATCGACAACGTTCAACTGCCACACACACTCATGTCACGGTTCGATTTAATATTTCTGATTTTGGATCCGCAAGATGAAGTTTTCGATCGTCGGTTGGCATCGCATTTGGTGTCCTTGTATTACGCGACTCAGCAGGACGAGGACGATACTTTGTTT GACATGAGCGTGCTCAGAGACTATCTGGCCTACGCCAAGGAACACGTTCATCCAGTCCTAACCGAAGAGGCCCAGCAGCGTTTGATTCAAGCCTACGTCGACATGAGAAAAATTGGTTCGGGACGTGGTCAGATATCGGCATACCCTCGCCAATTGGAAAGTTTAATTCGTTTGGCTGAAGCACACGCTAAAGTTCGGCTGAGCAATGACGTCGAAGTGCAAGATGTTGAAGAGGCATATCG ATTACATCGCGAAGCATTGAAGCAGTCTGCTACCGATCCATTGTCGGGTAAAATTGATGTTGGAATTTTGACCACCGGCTTATCAACAGCGGCAAGGAAGAAACAAGCCGATTTGGTTGCTAGTATTAAGGACAATCTGAAGAAGAAGGGCAATACGCCGACAATTCCATGGCAGAAACTTTTCAtggaaatcaaagaaaattcacagatc CTTATCACACGAGAACAATTTGAAGATGCACTGAAGATCATTCAGGATGACGGGGATATTGTTGTTATGGGTAAAACTACCATTAGAATTTGTAAAAGTACCGATTAA
- the LOC119079329 gene encoding protein wech produces MALLSNGSTVKLTSPGSGKQQLNNPNNHNDIFFSNLLNNLPRSRWDGVPSVPVTPSPPRNGGILNDGFLYSRVLGPIGTQSTNHDLGAVGTNPLTPSSSPPSNSSPGSVHGGLLSMVCGRCEMQASNRCLDCNDLLCETCVAKHQNHLPFQEHCVVLLSNLSPIGSIANSIANGSPTQNEPQCDSHSEVLRYVCEQCNKIVCQECTFREHKDHNCIAVAMFADGAQAKIQCVLESGKLGKKYIKASIDRAVAYSQAIERDAVETTQKIRKAMRYFMNAIEERERTLLEKVEKCRQQKNTSLSDQMAGLRSALAGLASTSDSLVKALDTANCLTPLELSTALTLGETQMQQFASMYKSLQPKEEFIAFVAPNFELIQELRLQGDVVITHQRVYNNTVTTQQLSSSGNMLIRRPIIRSINQTKILTPWDQGGSHIGTSLKAITSGKPNIGQSIPGSTLHVTLKSSMILSTSFGFDGQGDGQVSRPWGLCVDKDGNVIVADRRNNRIQVFYPDGSCKLIFGEKGSGNGQFDLPAGISTDPQNRIVVVDKDNHRIQIFTAAGNFVLKFGSYGKDCGQFQYPWDVAINSKGEMLVTDSRNHRIQLFNPDGHFISRFCFDGVNHSRSLKGLTTPRGVCFTPHGDVIVSDFENHRLLLIDNSLSKILALKGHEGTGAQEFSRPSGICCDDDGRVVVADSKNQRVLVFSPALDFLWAVDIRPSNNILIPSNLDEKDRPSDVAILPDGRLVVMVETSPDARDTSNPQKTFIQIY; encoded by the exons ATGGCTCTCCTGTCGAATGGAAGCACCGTCAAACTAACGTCACCCGGCTCAGGCAAGCAGCAATTGAACAATCCGAACAACCACAACGACATATTCTTTTCCAATTTGCTGAACAATTTACCTCGATCTCGATGGGATGGAGTTCCTTCTGTGCCAGTAACACCGAG TCCTCCTCGAAATGGTGGCATCCTGAACGATGGCTTTCTGTACTCCCGTGTACTAGGGCCAATTGGGACACAATCAACCAATCATGACCTAGGTGCAGTTGGAACAAATCCATTAACGCCCAGTTCATCGCCACCGTCGAACTCCTCTCCGGGAAGTGTACATGGTGGTCTGTTATCAATG GTATGTGGAAGATGTGAAATGCAAGCGTCAAATCGTTGTCTGGATTGTAACGATTTACTCTGTGAAACTTGTGTTGCCAAACACCAAAACCATCTACCATTTCAAGAGCACTGCGTTGTGTTGCTGAGCAATTTGTCGCCGATAGGATCGATAGCAAATAGTATTGCTAACGGATCGCCGACACAGAATGAACCGCAATGTGATAGTCACTCGGAAGTATTGAG ATACGTATGCGAAcaatgcaataaaattgtGTGTCAAGAATGCACGTTTCGGGAACATAAGGACCATAATTGCATAGCAGTTGCCATGTTTGCCGACGGTGCACAAGCCAAAATTCAATGCGTTCTCGAGAGCGGTAAATTGGGCAAAAAGTACATCAAAGCCAGTATCGATCGGGCTGTGGCCTATTCGCAAGCAATCGAACGGGATGCGGTTGAAACTACGCAAAAGATTCGGAAGGCTATGCGCTATTTCATGAATGCTATTGAGGAAAGAGAGCGAACTTTGCTGGAGAAGGTTGAAAAATGTCGCCAACAAAAGAATACATCGCTGTCCGATCAAATGGCTGGCTTGAGATCTGCATTGGCTGGATTGGCCTCGACATCGGATAGTTTGGTTAAAGCCTTAGATACGGCAAATTGTTTGACGCCATTGGAGCTCTCAACTGCTCTCACATTAGGCGAAACTCAGATGCAACAATTTGCTTCAATGTACAAAAGTCTGCAGCCGAAAGAAGAATTCATTGCTTTCGTTGCACCGAACTTCGAATTGATTCAGGAGCTTCGCCTTCAAGGAGATGTTGTGATTACACACCAAAGAGTTTACAACAATACGGTAACGACACAACAGTTGTCTTCGAGTGGAAATATGTTGATAAGACGCCCGATAATTCGATCCATCAATCAGACGAAAATACTGACACCATGGGATCAAGGAGGGTCACACATTGGAACTTCATTGAAAGCCATTACCTCGGGAAAGCCGAACATAGGACAGTCGATACCGGGTAGTACGTTACATGTCACGTTAAAATCTTCCATGATACTGAGTACATCGTTCGGTTTTGATGGGCAAGGTGATGGCCAAGTCAGCCGTCCATGGGGTCTGTGTGTTGACAAAGATGGAAACGTTATTGTCGCTGATCGACGAAACAATCGAATCCAAGTGTTTTACCCAGATGGTTCCTGTAAATTGATCTTTGGCGAAAAGGGTTCTGGAAACGGTCAGTTCGACCTTCCAGCTGGTATCAGCACTGATCCGCAAAATCGTATTGTTGTAGTGGACAAGGACAATCACAGGATTCAGATTTTCACGGCTGCTGGAAACTTTGTACTTAAATTCGGATCGTATGGCAAAGACTGCGGACAATTTCAATATCCATGGGATGTCGCCATCAATTCGAAAGGTGAAATGTTGGTTACGGACTCCAGAAATCATCGCATCCAGCTATTTAATCCGGATGGTCATTTCATTTCGCGGTTCTGTTTTGATGGAGTTAATCACAGTCGGTCACTGAAAGGCCTGACCACACCACGAGGCGTTTGTTTTACGCCACACGGCGATGTAATTGTATCGGACTTCGAAAATCATCGTTTACTGTTGATCGACAACTCATTGAGCAAG ATTCTGGCTTTGAAAGGACATGAGGGCACTGGTGCTCAAGAGTTCAGCCGTCCCTCTGGTATTTGCTGTGATGATGACGGACGGGTTGTGGTTGCCGATTCGAAAAATCAGCGAGTGTTGGTATTCTCACCAGCTCTAGACTTTTTGTGGGCG GTCGACATCCGTCCATCAAACAACATCTTAATTCCATCCAATTTGGATGAAAAAGATAGACCTAGCGATGTCGCTATACTGCCGGACGGGCGATTGGTTGTTATGGTTGAAACGTCTCCGGATGCCAGAGACACATCGAATCcgcaaaaaacatttattcaaatttactaA
- the LOC119079327 gene encoding RNA-binding protein spenito translates to MHHSASRESPIRSKRGLPSMGRYDEADDRMSPDRLRRRIARSPSPRGRYISPHREEYRLPRGLSTERSHSYKVLCVSAIHHKASDEFIKETLYREYKRFGDFSIRISHDLEERVAYVCFRTAEDAREAKHAKPRVMLYDKVALVEPVYESAKPEYKYRERSRTPEYERMYYPPPPDHRGRHPPIDPYYAPPMVPMHHHHPRPMMHHEYMPRGPPIHRGPPHMHPPHHPHYPPRHMVPRHVAPPHENKKDKFPNYLHHVSPEDDPMATRTLFAGNLEVNISDEELRRIFGKYGICEDIDIKRPPPGTGNAFAFVRFQNLDMAHRAKVELSGQYIGKFQCKIGYGKSTPATRIWVGGLGSWTSLTQLEREFDRFGAIKKIEYNKGDTCAYITYETIEAAQEAVKEMRGFALGGPERRLRIDFADLANGQPAKPKVIGPPGYEDVPDYGMEYHAPHPHFEGYVPRGGYRGRGGYRGRGAYRGAYHYEPHRPAGGEEWRRPAPTSLEYEPHRARRSVSRGPGVERSRSRSPRRRSPDSDSDSSLRRTGVLGTCRTFQEIARKCSTLWSGALILKSSLFPAKFHFTDGDPDIVDGLMKDEEGKHHLRITQRLRLDQPKLEDVQKRISTSTSHAIFLGLAGSTSSITIDDDSVQTRPLRNLVSYLKQKEAAGVISLLNKETEATGVLYAFPPCEFSTELLKKTCSSLSEDGLKEDHLVIVVVRGGTV, encoded by the coding sequence ATGCATCATAGTGCATCGCGTGAATCGCCGATACGATCAAAACGAGGATTACCGAGCATGGGAAGATACGACGAAGCTGATGATAGAATGTCGCCGGACCGGCTACGGCGACGCATAGCCAGATCACCGAGTCCTCGGGGACGTTACATATCACCGCATCGCGAAGAGTATCGTCTTCCACGAGGACTATCGACGGAACGAAGTCACTCGTACAAGGTGTTGTGTGTGAGCGCTATACACCACAAAGCCTCCGATGAATTTATCAAGGAGACTTTATATCGCGAGTACAAGCGTTTCGGTGACTTCAGTATTCGCATTTCGCACGATTTGGAAGAACGAGTCGCCTACGTTTGTTTCCGGACGGCTGAAGATGCTAGAGAGGCAAAGCACGCGAAACCGAGGGTCATGTTGTATGACAAAGTGGCATTAGTTGAACCGGTTTATGAATCGGCCAAACCGGAATACAAGTATCGAGAGCGTTCAAGGACACCCGAATACGAACGAATGTATTATCCACCGCCGCCTGATCATCGTGGTAGACATCCACCAATCGATCCATATTATGCACCGCCAATGGTACCAATGCACCATCATCATCCAAGACCGATGATGCACCATGAATATATGCCACGTGGTCCACCAATTCATCGTGGTCCGCCGCATATGCATCCACCGCATCATCCGCATTATCCACCACGTCATATGGTACCGAGACATGTTGCTCCGCCACATGAGAATAAGAAAGACAAATTTCCGAACTATCTACACCACGTATCTCCCGAAGATGATCCGATGGCAACAAGAACATTGTTTGCCGGCAATTTAGAGGTCAACATTTCTGACGAGGAATTACGTCGCATTTTCGGCAAGTATGGCATTTGTGAGGACATTGACATAAAGCGTCCGCCTCCAGGTACGGGAAATGCATTTGCATTCGTTCGCTTTCAAAATTTGGACATGGCTCACCGGGCTAAAGTCGAATTGTCGGGTCAATACATTGGCAAATTCCAATGTAAAATTGGATACGGAAAATCCACACCAGCAACACGAATTTGGGTTGGCGGTCTGGGCTCATGGACATCATTGACGCAACTGGAAAGGGAATTCGATAGATTTGGCGCAATTAAGAAGATTGAGTACAACAAAGGCGACACATGCGCTTACATCACGTACGAGACTATTGAAGCTGCACAAGAAGCAGTTAAAGAGATGCGAGGTTTCGCATTAGGAGGACCTGAACGTCGTTTGAGAATCGATTTTGCTGATTTGGCCAATGGACAACCAGCGAAACCAAAAGTCATTGGGCCACCAGGCTACGAAGATGTTCCGGACTACGGAATGGAGTATCATGCTCCACATCCACATTTCGAAGGATATGTACCACGTGGAGGATATCGTGGTAGAGGTGGTTACAGAGGTCGTGGTGCCTACAGAGGTGCTTATCATTACGAACCACATCGGCCAGCTGGTGGCGAAGAATGGAGACGTCCGGCACCGACATCTTTAGAATATGAACCGCACAGAGCTAGACGATCAGTATCACGTGGACCTGGCGTGGAACGTTCTCGATCACGTTCACCAAGACGAAGAAGTCCCGACTCGGACTCAGACTCATCTTTAAGACGCACTGGCGTGCTCGGTACTTGTCGCACATTCCAAGAAATTGCACGCAAATGTTCGACGTTGTGGTCCGGGGCGCTAATTCTGAAAAGTTCCCTATTCCCAGCCAAATTCCATTTCACAGATGGTGATCCGGACATCGTTGACGGTTTGATGAAAGACGAAGAGGGAAAACATCATCTACGAATCACTCAGCGACTGCGCTTGGATCAACCGAAATTGGAGGACGTTCAGAAGCGCATCAGTACGTCAACGTCACATGCGATATTTTTGGGATTGGCTGGATCGACGTCATCAATAACTATTGACGATGATAGTGTACAGACACGTCCACTACGAAATCTCGTATCGTATTTGAAGCAGAAAGAAGCCGCCGGTGTCATTTCATTGCTCAACAAAGAGACCGAAGCGACCGGTGTGTTGTACGCATTTCCACCATGCGAATTCTCAACTGAATTATTGAAGAAGACCTGTAGCAGTTTGAGCGAGGATGGCCTGAAGGAGGACCATTTGGTTATTGTGGTCGTGCGAGGTGGAACCGTTTAA